One window of Trifolium pratense cultivar HEN17-A07 linkage group LG5, ARS_RC_1.1, whole genome shotgun sequence genomic DNA carries:
- the LOC123886736 gene encoding bidirectional sugar transporter SWEET5-like has product MTSASLINTVGAIGNVISFVLFFSPAPTFYKIIKKKDVEEFKPDPYLVTLLNCAIWVFYGMPYVQPHGIYFVIVDGAGFVFQFVYLTIFYVYANNKGRKKFLLYLLIEVIFFAVIVVITMLALHDTTKRSSVVGILGILCAIFNALMYVSPLTIMTKVRKTKSVKYMPFCLSLAIFLDGLVWTINALITPFALTHAFGIYVMISTSIGAISGLVQLILYAYYWCMGENNVDDDDAEHVLNLAVVSV; this is encoded by the exons GGAATGTTATCTCCTTCGTATTGTTCTTCTCACCAGC TCCAACTTtctacaaaattataaaaaagaaggATGTGGAGGAGTTCAAGCCTGATCCATACTTAGTTACTCTGTTGAATTGTGCTATTTGGGTATTTTATGGAATGCCTTATGTGCAACCACACggaatttattttgttatcgtAGATGGGGCTGGCTTTGTGTTTCAGTTCGTCTATCTTACCATATTTTATGTCTATGCCAACAATAAAGGAAGG AAGAAGTTCCTTCTTTATCTTCTTATTGAGGTTATTTTCTTTGCTGTCATTGTTGTCATAACAATGTTGGCACTACATGACACTACCAAAAGGTCATCAGTTGTTGGTATTCTTGGTATTCTATGTGCTATCTTCAACGCACTGATGTATGTCTCTCCTCTTACCATTATG ACAAAGGTTAGAAAAACCAAGAGTGTGAAATATATGCCATTTTGCCTCTCTTTGGCCATCTTCCTTGATGGTTTGGTCTGGACAATAAATGCTCTCATCACCCCCTTCGCTCTCACCCACGCTTTCGGCATTTATGTCATG ATTAGCACCAGTATTGGAGCAATATCTGGACTTGTTCAACTCATACTATATGCTTATTATTGGTGCATGGGAGAAAataatgttgatgatgatgatgctgagCATGTTCTAAATCTAGCTGTGGTGTCAGTATGA